The nucleotide window GAAGTAGCAGTCCAGAATCGAGTACTTCATTCAGGAAATCGTAATTGAGCTGGAAAGTTTTCTTGGACTCTCCCATCAGTCCATGAACGAAATTAATCCCCGGAAGGATTTCGGGAAGCCCATTTGCGCCTTGAACAGCTCCAAATCTATTTACAAGTTTGATTGCTTCAAAGACTTCTTCAGGGGTTGCCTTAAGGGAATTAGCTTCAATTACTGCCCTGTCGGCACTCTCCATTCCAAAAGCTGCTACATCCCCTGCTGTATGATATTTAATTATAGTCTTTAGAATCTGTTCAGATTCTTCAGGATAAGTTGCAAGCGTAATCGGGTTTGCATTGTCCATGTGGAGCACAGACAGTTCCGGAGCCGAGTTTCGGATTCCTCTGTAGAGCCTTTCAATAGCATCTGGATCAGGTTTTGGAACAGGTCCTCCAGCGTCCTTACCGTGATAGGAAAAAAGGTCCGGCTGCCTGCCTATTCTGAAATAGCGGGCACCGTAGGAGTAAAGGGTGGATACTTCCAAAATTACGTCCTCAATAGGTCGGTAGTCAGAAGTCCCGTAAAAAGGTTCTGTGCAGAAAGAACAATGAACCTGTCTACCGCAACCCCTGTATGTCTCAAGCTCACACATGCAGTAAGGATAATCAGGGTGCTGCCTGATCAAAAAAGCTCCCCTGGGACCCCAGCGCCCGATTTCGGCTACTGTCCTGAAACGATGCTCTACAGTCTCAGGATTTTGGAGCCTAGCAGGAAAACTTCCGATAATATCGTCCATAAAAAGATCATAGACAAAAGCCTCGAGGTCCATTCTGGCAAGCACCGCATCTGAGAAGTTTATTCCATCTTCAGCACCTTTTGCAGCCCTTCCGCCTTCCCCACTGAAACCGAGCCTTATAGGCCCACCTATAACTTTTAACCCGTGTGAAGCTCGAAAAATTGTCTCGATTTCCCTGAGTGTAATTGGTGAAGCGCGAAGATATTTACCTGGCACCGTCATGCCTGCTATAATGATAACAAGGTCTGCTTTTTCTGTAAGTTCCCCTGCTCCAGGAGGGTTTTCTCGGAGGGTGTCAATGGTCAGATAGTGAATGTCATTTTCGGAAAGCCCGCGTTCTCTGAGAGCGCCTGCTATATAACGCGGATAAGGAGAAAGGTAGGGAGGAACCCCAAGACAGGCAGGTTCATCCACATAGCCGTCTATAATAAGTGCTTTCATGTTAATTCTTGTTTCCTTTGCTTGATGAAGTATATAGTCCAGTCAGATACAATCCAGTCAGATATAAGTTACAGGTGAATTACAAGTAAGTTAAGGCCAGTCAGATATAAGTTACAGGTGAATTACAAGTAAGTTAAGGCCAGTCAGATATAAGTTACAGTGAACTACAAGTAGTTAAGGTAGTTATAGGTAAACTACGGATAAACCGTAGATGACACCAAAAATTTCTGCGTTCACCACTGTTTTCTTTGTCGGTACGGTTAAGAAATTCAAGCTTTTCCTAAGCTTAATCCATAGTAAAAATGCCAGAAGCCATGTGAAGGCATCTATGCAAGAGGAATAAAGAAAATAGATACATAGAAAAAAAATAATAGGAAAAAAATACTAGTTAAAAAGTAAGAGAATAAGAATTCAAAAAGTAATTAGGGCCGGGACCGAGAATCGAACTCGGGTCGTAGCCTCCACAGGGCCACAGGATGGACCTCTACCCTACCCCGGCCACAGGGT belongs to Methanosarcina barkeri 3 and includes:
- a CDS encoding radical SAM protein — translated: MKALIIDGYVDEPACLGVPPYLSPYPRYIAGALRERGLSENDIHYLTIDTLRENPPGAGELTEKADLVIIIAGMTVPGKYLRASPITLREIETIFRASHGLKVIGGPIRLGFSGEGGRAAKGAEDGINFSDAVLARMDLEAFVYDLFMDDIIGSFPARLQNPETVEHRFRTVAEIGRWGPRGAFLIRQHPDYPYCMCELETYRGCGRQVHCSFCTEPFYGTSDYRPIEDVILEVSTLYSYGARYFRIGRQPDLFSYHGKDAGGPVPKPDPDAIERLYRGIRNSAPELSVLHMDNANPITLATYPEESEQILKTIIKYHTAGDVAAFGMESADRAVIEANSLKATPEEVFEAIKLVNRFGAVQGANGLPEILPGINFVHGLMGESKKTFQLNYDFLNEVLDSGLLLRRINIRQVMAFPGTPIYGKDEAARKHKKLFLDYKARVRKNIDLPMLRRVVPEGTILRDVMCEIHEKGITFGRQLGSYPLLVGIPAFLPLRKVTDVTVTGHGMRSITGIPYPLYINTASHNLIRELPGLGRKSADSIVAGIPYTDREDFLRRVSEGNNLLRFIEI